A part of Tardiphaga sp. vice304 genomic DNA contains:
- a CDS encoding DUF1476 domain-containing protein yields MSSFDKRGDAFENKYALDESQKFKAEARRNKLLGLWTAEQLGLSGDDAAAYAKEVVAADFEEAGDADVVRKVHGDLTAKGVAVTEPAIRAKMHELMATAVEQVKAGT; encoded by the coding sequence ATGTCCTCATTCGACAAGCGCGGCGACGCCTTCGAGAACAAATATGCGCTCGACGAGAGCCAGAAATTCAAGGCCGAAGCCCGCCGCAACAAGCTTCTCGGCCTGTGGACCGCCGAACAGCTCGGCCTGTCCGGCGATGACGCCGCCGCCTATGCCAAGGAAGTGGTCGCCGCCGATTTCGAGGAAGCCGGCGACGCCGACGTCGTCCGCAAGGTGCACGGCGACCTCACCGCCAAGGGCGTGGCCGTCACCGAACCGGCAATTCGCGCCAAGATGCACGAGCTGATGGCCACCGCCGTCGAGCAGGTGAAGGCCGGGACGTAA